From one Haloferax marinisediminis genomic stretch:
- a CDS encoding HalX domain-containing protein yields MSAEQPLVLIVEDEPDLADLYATWLRDDYRVRVAYGGREALDELDDEVDVVLLDRRMPDLSGDEALTEIRDRGFDCRVAMVTAVEPDFDIIAMGFDDYLVKPVSREALTETVSNLILRNAYDVGIQDLFSLASKKALLESEKDEATLGDNEEYQTLTKELDELRSELDETLGQLDDTKGLSAVYRDIGDSAQSDDS; encoded by the coding sequence ATGAGTGCAGAACAGCCCTTGGTGCTCATCGTCGAAGATGAGCCTGACCTCGCCGATCTGTACGCAACCTGGCTTAGGGACGACTATCGCGTTCGTGTCGCATACGGCGGCCGAGAGGCACTCGACGAGCTCGACGACGAGGTCGACGTTGTTCTCCTCGACCGTCGGATGCCCGACCTCTCGGGCGACGAAGCGCTCACGGAGATTCGTGACCGCGGCTTCGACTGCCGCGTCGCGATGGTGACTGCTGTCGAACCGGACTTCGACATCATCGCTATGGGCTTCGACGATTATCTCGTCAAGCCTGTCTCTCGGGAAGCGCTGACCGAAACTGTCTCTAATCTCATCTTGCGAAACGCCTACGACGTCGGGATTCAAGACTTGTTCTCGCTCGCCTCGAAGAAGGCCCTTCTCGAGTCAGAGAAGGACGAGGCGACGCTCGGGGACAACGAAGAGTATCAGACCCTCACGAAGGAGCTCGACGAACTCAGAAGCGAGCTCGACGAGACACTCGGTCAACTCGACGACACCAAGGGGCTCTCTGCG